From the Danio aesculapii chromosome 9, fDanAes4.1, whole genome shotgun sequence genome, one window contains:
- the crygs3 gene encoding crystallin, gamma S3: MKLAKNMDRMGKIVFYEDKNFQGRSFECSLDCPELSSHFTRCNSIRVENGAWVLYERPNFMGFQYILTRGEYSDYQRWMGYNDTIRSCRMVRNHTGSFRIRLYERPDFQGQTMECSEDWPSLYDRFRQREVHSCNVLDGAWIFFEHPNYRGRQYLLERGEYRCFTDWNAMHPTVGSIRRIQDF; this comes from the exons ATGAAATTAGCCAAAAACATGGACAGAATGGGAAAA ATTGTCTTTTATGAGGACAAAAACTTTCAGGGACGTTCCTTTGAGTGCAGCCTGGACTGCCCAGAGCTGTCGTCCCACTTCACTCGCTGTAACTCCATCCGAGTCGAGAATGGGGCCTGGGTTTTGTATGAGCGTCCAAACTTCATGGGCTTCCAGTACATCCTAACTAGGGGAGAATATTCTGATTATCAGCGCTGGATGGGCTACAATGACACTATAAGGTCTTGCCGTATGGTGCGAAAT CACACTGGCTCTTTCCGTATTCGTCTGTATGAGCGGCCTGACTTCCAGGGTCAGACCATGGAGTGCAGTGAGGACTGGCCGTCTCTCTATGACCGATTCCGTCAGCGTGAGGTCCATTCCTGTAATGTTTTGGATGGAGCCTGGATTTTCTTTGAGCATCCAAACTACAGGGGACGTCAGTACTTGTTGGAGAGAGGCGAGTATCGCTGCTTCACTGACTGGAATGCCATGCATCCTACTGTCGGCTCCATTCGCCGTATTCAGGACTTTTAG